TGGTACAGGTAGTATATAGCAGGGTTCGGAATCGACGTCTCCACGGCATCACACACTCTGGCAACGATTGTGTCTGAGCTCGCATCTCCCTGCGCCACCGCATCCAGCACGCGCTGGATGGTGCCGGCGGCCGCGTCCCGGTTCGCATCCGCAATCTCTGGGCTGGCTGGGTCACCATGACCTGGAACAACGACAGTGTGCGGGAGTGACCTGATCTTTGCGTGGGATTCGAGTAGTTGCCGCATGTCCACGTTATAGGGGATTGCGAACTTCTGAAGGACTTCCGGGGCGAACACGGCATCACCTGCGAAGAGCACCTCTCCGAACCCGAGGCCGATTGAACCCATGCTGTGACCGGGCAGGGAGTAGACGGTGACCTCCAGGCCACCCAGAGAAGCCCGGCCCTCCGACAATCGCCCCGATACAGGCACGGGGGTTGCCAACAGGAACTTCCCGGACATCTCTTTCCATGGCGCGGCTCCTGACAGCAGCATGGATGACTCGTAGAGTGGATGTTCCACGAAGGCTGTTTCCCGGTCGGGAGCGTAGACGGGTACACCCGTCTCTTGGACTAGGTAGGCGCACCCGCCCATGTGATCTGCATGGGAGTGGGTGAGTGCTACTGCAGCTAGTTCTAGCCCGGCCGCTGTCAGTGCACGGAGAAGCGCCCGCCCCCGGTCGCGGTCCCCGCCGGTATCGATGAGGACCGCCCTTGGGCCGCAGGTTATGACTCCAACATTCGGGTTGCCGGGAATCACGTACACCGATCCGGCGAGGGGGATTAGTTCCACAGGGGATGCCATCTAATTCGCCTCCCAAGACAGATTACTCGTACCGCAGGGCCTCGACCGGGTCCATTCGGGCAGCTTTCATGGCCGGGTAGATCCCAAAGAAGAGCCCGACCGCGGAGGAGAACCCGATTGCCACGAGGACCGAAAGGAGGCTGTATGACGGGGGCCACCCTGCAATCCGGGTTATGACGGTACCCCCGAGCCACCCGAAGAGTATCCCGATAAGCCCGCCGGAACCGGAGAGAGTCATGGCCTCCACTATGAACTGAAGGAGGATGTGCCTGTTCTTCGCGCCCATTGACTTCCTGATGCCTATCTCCCGTGTTCGTTCGGTGACTGAGACGAGCATGATGTTCATGATGCCTATGCCCCCGACGAGCAGGCTTATGCCGGCGATTGCCCCAAGGAGAAAGGTCATAGTGGAGGTCACCCTGTTGACGGTGTCAAGTATCTCCTTCTGGGACATTACTGTGAATGCTTGTGGGTTTCCTGTCTTGACCGCGAGATACCGTTCGATCTGTGCCACAGCGGCATCTGACAAGTCATCCGAGACGGCCTGGCAGACGTAGGAGCTTATAACCCGAACTCTCATTGCGCGGTAAAGCAGGGTGGTGACCGGTACGTAGGCTTGGTCGTCGAAGTTGGAGAAGAAGAGACCACCCTTCTGCTCCATCACCCCCACGCACGTGAACTCGATCCGGCTGTCTCCGAACCCGACTTTGATAGTCCTCCCGATGGGGTCCTCGGACCCGAATAGCTTCTCCGCGATCTTCCACCCCAAGATTATCGATTTCTCCGAGTCCCGCATCTCTTGTTCGGTTATCATCCTGCCGCGCTCCACGCGGTAGTTCACTATGTCTGCATAGGCCGGGGTGATTCCCATAATGGGAGTGCGCACGTTCAGATCACCGTAGATCAGACGCCCGTCGGCCTGGGCAAGAGGCGCGACCGTCGCGGCCGCCGGTGCGGCATCCTGGATCTC
This is a stretch of genomic DNA from Bacillota bacterium. It encodes these proteins:
- a CDS encoding ABC transporter permease, which produces MGLVETLLLAIRSLWSNKLRTGLSVLGIIIGVGSVIVMISVGTSAQNQITSDISSLGSNLIMITPGAAIGRSGQIARDYRNLLTLDLAREIQDAAPAAATVAPLAQADGRLIYGDLNVRTPIMGITPAYADIVNYRVERGRMITEQEMRDSEKSIILGWKIAEKLFGSEDPIGRTIKVGFGDSRIEFTCVGVMEQKGGLFFSNFDDQAYVPVTTLLYRAMRVRVISSYVCQAVSDDLSDAAVAQIERYLAVKTGNPQAFTVMSQKEILDTVNRVTSTMTFLLGAIAGISLLVGGIGIMNIMLVSVTERTREIGIRKSMGAKNRHILLQFIVEAMTLSGSGGLIGILFGWLGGTVITRIAGWPPSYSLLSVLVAIGFSSAVGLFFGIYPAMKAARMDPVEALRYE
- a CDS encoding MBL fold metallo-hydrolase; protein product: MASPVELIPLAGSVYVIPGNPNVGVITCGPRAVLIDTGGDRDRGRALLRALTAAGLELAAVALTHSHADHMGGCAYLVQETGVPVYAPDRETAFVEHPLYESSMLLSGAAPWKEMSGKFLLATPVPVSGRLSEGRASLGGLEVTVYSLPGHSMGSIGLGFGEVLFAGDAVFAPEVLQKFAIPYNVDMRQLLESHAKIRSLPHTVVVPGHGDPASPEIADANRDAAAGTIQRVLDAVAQGDASSDTIVARVCDAVETSIPNPAIYYLYHAGALACLSYLFEQGLVKTAISGNRVVWVRCEK